Below is a window of Stygiolobus azoricus DNA.
CAGCGTCTTTCTGGTTATCATCCCATTCATGAATTACTACTACTTTCATAATTATCATCTATTATTTCTCTTAAAGACTAATAAATCTACTTATGGTAATCAAATCACCTCAAAATTGTTTAGTTATTCACCACTTAGTGTAACTTATTGTGACATAAAATGGAATTAACTGAATAATAGGAGAGAGATTCAGAGGTTTAACCAAAATTTTCAATTACCTCAAAGTAAGGTAATGGTTATAACTTCACATTACGAGATTTACTTGTGTTAGGGCTACTAGTAAGTCACGGTTCTCCGACTATCCTAATAGAGGACTTACCTTTTAAGAAACAACTGAGGGAATTAGGAGAAAAAATAAGGAGAGAATACGAGCCCGATCTGGTCGTAGTATTGTCTCCTCACTTTATGAACTGGGGTGAAGACAACTTAATAGAAGCTGGAGAGAGGCTTAAATGCATACAAGACTATTACGGGTTTCCTAAGGAACTTTACCAGTATTGCTATGAGATGCCTAATGACGTTGAGGTAGTGGAGAAGCTTTCGACTTTTCTTAAAAAGGACTACAGATGGGGGCTTGATCACGGTGGATGGATCCCGTTATATTATATGTTCCCCGACGGAGGTATTAAGGGTATAACCATATCCATTAGCAATCGTTCACCTGAAGAACACTACCGTTTGGGTGTTAAGATAGGTGAAACGCTTAGGAATATAGGCAGGAAGCCAATAGTCATAGCTACAAGCTCACCGACTCATAGGCTCGACTTATATTCCCTCGGGGTCGATACCTACACGTTCTTCGTATTCGACCACATCCTTCAGGATTTAATAGAAGAGGGTAAGTTTGAGGAAATAGTCAAAATACAACAGCTTTTCCCTAAGGAGTTTAAGAACTCTTCTCCGGAGGGAGAGTTAAAGCCATTGTACGTTATGTTAGGTATAGTAAGACCTACTTCCGGTAAAGTCATTTATTATGACGTACCGTGGCCAGGGGTTAGTATGATGCTAGCGTCTTTCCAATGAGAACAGATTAAAGAAAACAGATCACTTAACGAGGGCAACTGTTAAATGGCATTCACATCTTCTTGTTAAGGAAAGCGTTCAGGAATTCCTTTTCGACATCATCAAATTTCACTTGGTTGTTACCGTGTATGTACTCCCAGACCTTAACGGCTGTGCTCAGGACTACGCCTTCACCGAAGTGGTTGACATATCCGTTGAAGTGATCACATGAACCAATGAAAACGCCGCTCGTGTCACCTTCGTAGATCACACCTTTTGAAGTCAAAGCAAACTGAGATATGTCAGAATGAATCTTAATCGCGAAGAGGAAACTCAGTGCGTCGGCTATGTAC
It encodes the following:
- a CDS encoding DODA-type extradiol aromatic ring-opening family dioxygenase encodes the protein MLGLLVSHGSPTILIEDLPFKKQLRELGEKIRREYEPDLVVVLSPHFMNWGEDNLIEAGERLKCIQDYYGFPKELYQYCYEMPNDVEVVEKLSTFLKKDYRWGLDHGGWIPLYYMFPDGGIKGITISISNRSPEEHYRLGVKIGETLRNIGRKPIVIATSSPTHRLDLYSLGVDTYTFFVFDHILQDLIEEGKFEEIVKIQQLFPKEFKNSSPEGELKPLYVMLGIVRPTSGKVIYYDVPWPGVSMMLASFQ